From the genome of Caloenas nicobarica isolate bCalNic1 chromosome 14, bCalNic1.hap1, whole genome shotgun sequence:
GGAAGTGTCGCACACACGTGTCCATGGTCGCCACACTGCCACTCAGGGTCTTTGTGCCTGGGAGAGGAACATGGTGGCACTGAGCAGGTCCCACAACCCACAGCAAGGAGAAGTGGGGTAGTGGGAAAGCGTAACAGGACCAAAGGGGCAGAAATCCTGGGCTGCACGAGAAGTGAGTTGAAGGGCCGCAGCCACTGCTGCCGAGTGACAGAATGGGGCAAGAGAGAGCCCATGAGTGCAGGGAGAGGTACCGGGGTGTCACCCTGCAGCTCCACTGTAAGACCAGCTGGACTGGGTGACAACAGCTCACAACACCAGCACCTGCTGCCAGAGACAGAGGAAGGAAACTGCGAATGGAGTGATCCTTCTCTGAAATACCTTCCCAGTCTACAACTGCTTGCAGCTTAGCAAACTCTGTTAGCAAGAAGTTGTAGTGTTATAGTAAAGACAAGGGACAACAGATATCTGCAGgatttctctgtcctttctgaTCCTGCTGGAACCTCTGGCATCCATGACACTGGGCAATGAGGTGTTCAGAGGTGTTGCAGCCAGCTACAAACCGACAGATTCCTCCTCACTCCACAAAGATGGGCCACTTCCCCTCTTTACGAGGTGCCTCATTGTGCCCAGGGCCAAGTcactgcagagccaggcagcaAACCCAAGAGGGTGGCACAAGTGCTACCTCACACTGACAGGCACTACAAGGTGTGCTGAGCTCTCCAGGAATGGGGACAAGTGGCAGCGCTGTCCCCAGCTCTTTAGCAAGAGGCACTTACCTGCAATATAGGTGTTCAGCCCATCGATCTCCACCACCTGCTGACCCAGCGTGTGCCGACCTGGTGCCAGCCCCATGCCAGCGATCGCATCTGTCACCAGCACCAGGCCTGAGGAATGAAAAAAGAGGCTGCGTTAAGTTCTGCATCTGATCTTGTTGCATCTCTGAGCACTGCACCGTGCTGGCCCTCCCAGAGAGGGGCCAAGGTGCCTTTGGCCGCATCAGACCAAGGCGAGAGGGCTGGTGGATCAGCACACACGGCTGTGACCTCTTTCAGACAGCAACACCACAGCACTTGCGCAAGTGTTTTGTGGAGATGGCACAGTGCTCAGGACAGCTGGTGACACGGCGTGGGCCCAGCATGGCTCACCTTTGGGGTGGGCTCGGTGTGCGATGCGCAGGGCGGCAGGGTTGGTGTGGATGCCATCAGAGATCATGCCATAGAAGACCCTCCGCCCAGCAGGAATCTTGTCACTTGTCAGCAGCCCCACGATCCCAGGGTCGCGATGGTGGAACTGCCCGAGGGGAGAGAGGACAAGCTGTGGAGCGTCACCAGGACTCATGGGCTGAGACCCTTCCTGTCAGGGGATGCAGCTGCTGTCTCTATCAAACAGCGCCTGGCAGCTAGGCAGCCTGTCCTTTACCAGACAAATCTGGGCACTTCCTTGAATTTTCTAGAGTCTGCTACAGCCTTGACTCCATTTTAGATCAGACAGTAGAAACATAAAGCCAGAGGTTCGGTGCTGAAACCTCACTGCAAGGCCTGGTACAAAACAAGCTGGGGAGAATACGCCTCcatggggagcaggagagacAGCACCGAAAGCAAAACCTGTGCAGGGCCAGCGCCCTCAGCTACTCACCGGCAACATGGCGTTGAAGAGGTGAGTGATGAAGGTAGCGCCGTGCTGCACAGCCTCCTCCGCCTGGGCGAGGTTAGCCACCGAGTGACCTGGCAACAAAGACCAACGCGTGATTTTTCTGCCCATCTCTCCATTTCTTTCCCCACAGGAGTGCAGATGCTCCGTCACTAGGACTCCACTCTGATGCCCCACCACAGGCTGAGGTCTGAGATGCCTCAGCACAGAGGTGTCTGGCCATGACCGTGCGGGACTCTGGCAGTGGGTGTTTTGGCTGAACACATTCACTTTTCACATCACAAGCATCACAGATGCTGCCTTGGCCACAGAGAGCTGCCTTCAGGCTGGACTAGAGGTCCAAGGACGTGCCTTTCTCCTGTCCTCAGATATTTAAAGGTTTTGCAGAGAGCTGTTGAGGGAGTAGAGATGGTGGGaactttgcaaaaaaagaaTATGGGGATAAAACTACCCAGCAGGAGAATTCTGTTTTCCCCAACACAGACAGCAGCTCTAATGCTCTGTGGGTAAACCTTGCCTGTCTGTAGCTCTTTGCTTTTGTGTGGCTGTGAGATTAGAGATGCTCTGTGGTATGAATGCCCTTCTCATGTAAGGTTTAATTTCACCCTGAATAACTCCAACCCCCcactttctttttgtgaaacagaggacaagaaaaatgcagccagTTTTAAGTCAGGGGCCTGCCAGGCATTGGAGGGAGAGGTTTCCTACAGTGGTCCCGGTTGAAAAACAGAATTACCAGAACTCAGCAGTAACctttggaaaattatttaacCTGTCAAACAAGGCCTAAAGCAGTTGAACTTCAGAGTTTGAACCCTTCCATGTTGTCAACCCTCAATTACATCTTTATTCGAGTAAGATTGCTATTCTTTCCTGTGTATTTACAGCACCAAATGTTACCTTGTGTTAAACTGCAAGGGCTTTTCAATCAATATGAAGTTTGGCCCTTAATGTACAAAGAGAGACAGGTTCGCAGCATCAAGTGAGGTCCCCATTTGTGACAGGTCTGTCACCTCCATGCAGGCCAGGCAAAAGAAAATTCCACCCCATCCAGTCACACTGAGATGTCATTATTGATGCTACAGCCCCAGAGAGCGGCTGCCTGGCATGTGTGGCACAGGGAGACGGAGCCTCTCCTGACCCAGCCCTTACCGAGCGAGACGCAGATGCCCCGCTGGGTGAGCTCCCGGATCACCTCGCTGCTCCTCTTCATCTCTGGGGCCAGGGTGACTATCCGGACACAGTCCAGGGACCCGTAGGTGGCAAGCAGGTCCTGGAAGGCTCCTGCCTCAAAGGTGCGGAGGCAGTGCTCCGGGTGCGcccctttcttctccttgctGATGAATGGTCCTTCCAGATGGGCCCCTACCCAAAcaggaacacaaagccatgagACTTCTCAACGCCAAGGACCAAGAAGTCGGCTGTGTCTACCTTGTTCCAGTCAAGCTCATGCCATTCTCCCACAGCAAAAGACATGGCTCGGGTAACTCTGAGCTCAGCACTGCGAAagatgcagcactgggaaaTGGACTGTGGGGCTGGAAAGGGCCGGAGCTGTGTGTGTACAATGGCAGAGACCATGGCAAAGGCCAGGCACAGGCCGAGGGAGAAAGCGGATCTATCCCCACATGCACATCCCTCCCATTGAGAGAGCTCCAGCCCCCATTTCTGCTGTACCTACAGGAGCTTCTTTCTCCTTAACAATTAACAAGATAATTGCACCAGAGAGGATAGCAAGGCACAAAACCACTTACCCAGGATACCTGCTCCGTGGGCCCCACCATTTCTTATACTGAGCTGAGGAAGAACCTAGAGAAAGGGGTTTGTCAGACATGGCACCCCGGACACAGCACCCCAGCATGTCAAAACAAATCCAGACTTTGGGTCCAGAGAGAGCCTTGTAGCTGGACCACTTGGGACCATCAGCCAAGCGCAGCTAGCAAAGAAAAAgccagctgccagctctgttgTGCAAAGCCGGCCTTGGAGACATCGCTGCCTCAGTGGTCTAAAGGTTAAGGGCAAGAAATCCAGGGGCAGAgtcctcatgcccacagctTTTCCACCAAAGCGGTTATCTCTGCAGACCCAGACTTGGCCCTCTCACCTCTTGGTGCCAGCCTCAGCCCTTTATCACCCCATGGATGAGAGCGTGAGAAAGTCACTTACCTGGTGGTACACAGATGGAGGAGAGGTCACCAGGGTGGGACAGAAGGAGGTCACTCCATGGGAGAGGATCTTCTGACTGACCAGGTCAATCCCTGATTTGAAGTCATCTGTAGCCAGGGAGAAGTCCACCCCAAAGCCTCCTGCACCATGAACAAAAGAGATGAAactgcagcctccccagtgGATGTTTTCCCACCTGAAAATGCTGAGGAAACATTTTGTGTGAGTGGAGGAGCCACTCCGTTTGTACAGCACTGACCAGAAGAAAAGAGCTGCACCAGCACTTCTCCTGTCCTACATTCTCAAGGCTCCGCGAGTACAAATCCAACCAATGCCGTCCTGCTCAAGTGCTTttccccacagcatcccagcaTTTTgcaactttttattttgatgcaGGGCAAAATCTGAGGATTCCCCACTAAAGAGGGGATCTAACTTCCAGCATCAGCTACCACAGAACATAATCTCTCTTGACTCTCAGGAAGAGCTACTGCAGGTaaggttttttcctttgacaagtcctgctctgtcctccccacatTCTGGAAAGGGTAGGGCGGGCatcctgccagggcaggggcagggacTGCTGAGGAAAATGATGTTGAGAAACCCATGCAACTCATGGAGATCAATTATGCGACAGCggaaaaaacaggcaaaattGTTCTTTATCATTAGTTTGGTGACTCGCATCTCCCTTGAGCAGCTGAAACGCACTTATTCATGGGCAGGGTTTGAAGATCAGTGATGGACAAACCTGGGACCCTCCACCCCTGCGTACCATTGATCTGGACGTCGATGAAGCCTGGGGCGATGATGCTGTCCTTGCAGTCCAGCTGGATGTCAGCAGAGCCCTTCTCATCGAAGAAGAGTTTCTCCGGGTTGAGGATCTTCCCCTCTCGCACCCACAGGTCCTCCCTGAAGGGGACAGTGACACACACCTAACTCCTCTGCCATCTGTGGTGGAGCACACGGGAGCAGGTTCCCATGGTCCCAGTGACAGGGGTGGCCTCAGGCAGAGCAGACCCCACCGGCATTCATGGGCTCTCCCGTGTCTGCTAGGGCAGAACTGCTCttccagcagccaggcagctggcagccctgctctgcccagcctcTGGCTTCACAAAACTCAACAGGAATGGGATTTTCATGGGCTACTGGTCAAATGCGGTGGTGATGGCCAAGGGGGCCAGGGGCTGGCAGAGGAGGCAGAACGAAATacgggggagggaggggcagAGAGGGGCTGTACAACACCCCTCGTCTCCTTCCAAAATCAGGCGGGGGGGGATGAGGGGCAGTGGGAGCGAGTGGGGGCGGCAGCTGATGCTGCCAGGGGACAGTCCCCAGGGCGCCCCATGTTCCTGCAGGCCGGCCGTGAGCCCCGGCACCGGCCAGCACCGCGCACCGCGCACCGCGCACCCTCACctctggagctggtggctcCTCAGGATGCGGCAGTTGGTGAACTGGACGATGGGCGCGTCCGAGACGGATTTGTTGGACGGCAtcgcggggcggcgggaggcggcgggatCCCCCGGTGAGCGGGGTTCGCAGCGGGGACCGGGGGtggcggagcggagcggggcggggcggggcggggcggggccacggCTCCGGTGCGAGCGGCTGCGCGGGAACAGGGAGCCGGTGAGGGGCCGCAGCACCGCCCCGGGGACAGGCGGCGGGTTGGTCACCGCCCCTCCCCGGGCCTGCGGGCCGCCGCTGGGAGGAAAAGGCCCCGCGAGCCGGTGCGGCCAGACCCCGCGGCGGGCCCCGGTGCGGGCCGGGCCCGGTGCGGCTCCCCCGCGTCCGCGGGGACCGGGACACccgtgggcggggccgggccgggcgccg
Proteins encoded in this window:
- the AMDHD2 gene encoding N-acetylglucosamine-6-phosphate deacetylase; translation: MPSNKSVSDAPIVQFTNCRILRSHQLQREDLWVREGKILNPEKLFFDEKGSADIQLDCKDSIIAPGFIDVQINGGFGVDFSLATDDFKSGIDLVSQKILSHGVTSFCPTLVTSPPSVYHQVLPQLSIRNGGAHGAGILGAHLEGPFISKEKKGAHPEHCLRTFEAGAFQDLLATYGSLDCVRIVTLAPEMKRSSEVIRELTQRGICVSLGHSVANLAQAEEAVQHGATFITHLFNAMLPFHHRDPGIVGLLTSDKIPAGRRVFYGMISDGIHTNPAALRIAHRAHPKGLVLVTDAIAGMGLAPGRHTLGQQVVEIDGLNTYIAGTKTLSGSVATMDTCVRHFQEATGCSVETALEAASLHPAQLLGIEHKKGTLNYDSDADFLMLNDDLYVQATYIAGEEVWRQDALGM